A single region of the Corallococcus caeni genome encodes:
- a CDS encoding DUF2378 family protein: MLPHVEAGLMKAGAKNVRVEPFDFNGHACAYRVRWDP, encoded by the coding sequence ATGCTCCCGCACGTCGAAGCGGGGCTGATGAAGGCCGGAGCGAAGAACGTCCGCGTGGAGCCCTTCGACTTCAACGGCCACGCCTGCGCCTACCGCGTGCGCTGGGACCCGTGA
- a CDS encoding zinc-dependent metalloprotease — protein MFKKAAVLVVSCGALLTACGGDAQSENEEIVSNLVEAGFPANDIMVVDNAVYVGRDAHVSLEASREMLQTRGETAEQYRTTNLVGTSVTKICVVPTAQFNSYSRLSAGLDLAIENYNSQGLRITFARGSASDCTATISAKTTSGVGGSSGFPKGGKPYGTINIGVGLQDYSVDVNEHVITHEIGHTIGFRHTDYYDRSISCGTGGDEGASNVGAIHIPGTPTTASRGGSVMNSCFSSNETGEWTSSDRTALDYLY, from the coding sequence ATGTTCAAGAAGGCTGCTGTCCTCGTGGTGAGCTGTGGCGCGTTGCTGACGGCCTGCGGTGGCGATGCGCAGAGCGAGAACGAGGAGATCGTCTCCAACCTGGTCGAGGCGGGCTTCCCCGCGAATGACATCATGGTCGTCGACAACGCGGTGTACGTGGGGCGCGATGCTCACGTGAGCCTGGAGGCCTCGCGGGAGATGCTCCAGACCCGCGGTGAGACGGCGGAGCAGTACCGGACGACCAACCTCGTCGGCACGAGCGTGACGAAGATCTGCGTCGTCCCCACGGCCCAGTTCAACAGCTACAGCCGCCTCAGCGCGGGGCTCGACCTGGCCATCGAGAACTACAACAGCCAGGGGCTGCGCATCACCTTCGCGCGCGGCTCCGCGTCCGACTGCACCGCGACCATCTCCGCGAAGACGACCAGCGGTGTCGGCGGCTCGTCCGGCTTCCCCAAGGGCGGCAAGCCCTACGGCACCATCAACATCGGCGTCGGGCTGCAGGACTACAGCGTGGACGTGAACGAGCACGTCATCACCCACGAGATTGGCCACACCATCGGCTTCCGCCACACGGACTACTACGACCGGTCCATCAGCTGCGGCACCGGCGGTGACGAAGGCGCGTCCAACGTGGGCGCCATCCACATCCCCGGGACGCCGACCACGGCCTCGCGGGGCGGCTCGGTGATGAACTCCTGCTTCAGCTCCAACGAGACCGGCGAGTGGACCAGCTCCGACCGCACGGCGCTGGACTACCTCTACTGA